A single genomic interval of Pyrus communis chromosome 5, drPyrComm1.1, whole genome shotgun sequence harbors:
- the LOC137734185 gene encoding uncharacterized protein, which yields MSNLNKLDFTDLEVFGRNYLKWVQDVKLHLTTKGIRATIKASTYDKLVDEAKKANAMIFIQRYIHDALQTDYLVEEDPRTLWLALVDRFDHQKDIYLPEARHNWQHLRFQDFKSVNEYNSEVC from the coding sequence atgtcgaacttgaacaagctcgatttcaccgATTTGGAAGTAtttggaagaaactacctgaagtgggttcaagacgtgaagctccatcttactacaaagggtattagagccaccatcAAGGCATCTACCTACGACAAACTTGTCGACGAAGCTAAGAAAGCTaatgcaatgatcttcattcaaagatacatccatgatgcactacAGACCGATTACCTCGTTGAGGAGGACCCACGCACCCTCTGGCTTGCTCTGGTCGACCGTTTtgatcaccagaaagacatctacttgcctgaagcaagacacaaCTGGCAACATCTTCGCTTTCAAGACTTTAAatctgtgaatgaatacaattctgaagtttgttAA